One Candidatus Zixiibacteriota bacterium genomic window carries:
- a CDS encoding phosphatase PAP2 family protein: protein MKILSLLLMTMMFFSMTEAGLSAQSCHKYELEKACFMAYVRAPLVSQIHFNADSDSSGTQADEERSKHIFKDLGYAVVTSVKDAAYIYSSPARIDKKSALWLAGIASAGAVIYIYDREIYDFIREHREDDPLKPFVNIGEELGTIGMGGTTAKYFLGSVALGYLLDIDPLMYIGIDLVESYYIAGLLKNAVNLFAGRRRPHEGMGARYFEFNGGTSMPSGHTANVFQMANIFSRHIKFWPFTIVAYTIAGSIGIERVASEAHWPSDVYVAAIYGWVISDVLMDRNQGRRFDLEPYLDPSTATLGFQLKYSF from the coding sequence ATGAAAATCCTGTCTTTATTACTCATGACAATGATGTTTTTCAGCATGACGGAGGCTGGTTTGTCAGCGCAGTCCTGTCACAAATACGAGCTGGAAAAAGCCTGTTTTATGGCATATGTACGGGCTCCGCTGGTGTCGCAAATCCATTTTAATGCGGACTCGGATTCCTCCGGAACTCAGGCTGATGAGGAACGGTCTAAGCATATATTCAAAGACCTGGGCTATGCAGTTGTAACATCGGTCAAAGACGCCGCCTATATCTATTCCTCTCCGGCCCGGATCGATAAAAAGTCGGCACTGTGGCTGGCGGGGATCGCTTCGGCAGGCGCGGTGATATATATCTATGACCGGGAAATTTATGATTTTATCAGGGAGCATCGCGAGGATGACCCGCTCAAGCCTTTTGTGAATATCGGCGAAGAGCTGGGAACGATCGGGATGGGGGGAACGACCGCGAAATATTTTTTGGGATCGGTCGCGCTTGGCTACCTTCTGGATATCGATCCGCTGATGTATATCGGGATCGACCTGGTCGAGTCATACTATATTGCCGGGTTGTTGAAAAACGCTGTCAACCTGTTTGCCGGACGTCGTCGGCCCCATGAGGGGATGGGCGCGCGCTATTTTGAATTCAACGGCGGAACCTCGATGCCCTCCGGTCACACAGCCAATGTTTTCCAGATGGCAAATATATTCTCGCGCCATATAAAGTTCTGGCCGTTCACGATCGTGGCGTATACGATTGCCGGCTCGATCGGAATCGAGAGAGTTGCCTCCGAGGCGCACTGGCCGTCTGATGTCTATGTCGCCGCAATATATGGCTGGGTGATTTCAGATGTGCTCATGGACCGCAATCAAGGTCGCAGGTTCGATCTCGAACCCTACCTGGATCCATCCACGGCAACCCTCGGCTTCCAGTTGAAGTACAGCTTCTGA
- the hemG gene encoding protoporphyrinogen oxidase has translation MADCKVAIIGGGISGLAAGFFLKADHDSDYDFTIFEKQDRLGGTIGTTREDGYIVDWGSNGFLDREPLTLEFVDRLGLREKLNPADLKSERRFIFRNDRLWEIRPNPKTFLKSGLLSLPGRLRIAFEYFKPGRKDDRDESIFDFAKRRIGKEAAETLIDPMVSGIYGGDARELSLKACFPRMFEMERMYGGLIKAMLKKKKESGGKSGGPAGPGGRLTSFEGGLYTLIEGLEKVLENHLMYPIEVRAIVKSGDKFVLETSHGKPEFDAVIIAVPAYHAARMLAGLNWTVSDMLNRIPYSSLAVVCQGFDKQAFENPPAGFGFLVPHSQKKQVLGSIWTSEIFPDQAPEGKVLLRTMLGGSVNPQVVEKPEAEIASTALEELSKMMGINSEPEYQKVIRWKNAIPQYTLGHLERMERIEAELKQIGSIFLAGNAYWGIGMNDCIKRSHAIVRDLTD, from the coding sequence ATGGCTGATTGCAAAGTCGCTATAATCGGCGGGGGAATATCCGGCCTGGCGGCAGGGTTTTTCCTTAAAGCCGACCACGATTCTGATTACGATTTTACTATCTTCGAAAAACAGGACCGCCTGGGTGGTACGATCGGCACCACGCGCGAGGATGGTTACATCGTCGACTGGGGATCGAATGGTTTTCTGGATCGTGAACCCCTGACACTCGAATTCGTCGATCGTCTCGGGTTGCGAGAGAAATTGAATCCGGCTGATTTGAAATCAGAGCGTCGCTTCATCTTTCGCAATGACAGGCTGTGGGAAATCAGGCCCAACCCTAAGACGTTTTTAAAAAGCGGTCTTTTGTCATTGCCCGGACGTCTCAGGATTGCATTTGAATACTTCAAGCCGGGTAGAAAAGATGATCGCGATGAATCGATTTTCGATTTTGCGAAACGCAGGATAGGCAAAGAAGCGGCGGAAACATTGATCGACCCGATGGTTTCCGGGATCTATGGCGGGGATGCCAGGGAGCTTTCCCTTAAGGCCTGTTTTCCGCGGATGTTCGAGATGGAGAGAATGTACGGCGGACTTATAAAGGCCATGCTGAAAAAGAAAAAAGAATCCGGTGGTAAATCCGGCGGTCCGGCCGGGCCGGGGGGGAGGCTGACCAGCTTCGAGGGGGGGTTGTACACATTGATAGAAGGGCTCGAGAAAGTTCTGGAGAACCACCTGATGTACCCGATCGAGGTCCGGGCGATTGTCAAGTCGGGTGATAAATTTGTGCTCGAAACCTCCCATGGGAAGCCGGAATTCGATGCTGTTATCATAGCGGTACCTGCCTATCACGCCGCCCGGATGCTGGCCGGTTTGAACTGGACTGTTTCGGACATGTTAAACAGGATACCGTATTCCAGCCTGGCCGTAGTTTGCCAGGGTTTCGACAAACAGGCGTTTGAGAATCCTCCCGCTGGATTCGGGTTTTTAGTTCCGCACAGCCAGAAAAAGCAGGTGCTGGGCTCGATCTGGACTTCGGAGATATTTCCCGACCAGGCTCCGGAGGGCAAGGTGCTTCTGCGTACTATGCTGGGCGGTTCGGTCAATCCACAGGTTGTCGAAAAACCCGAAGCTGAAATCGCCTCGACCGCATTGGAGGAATTGTCCAAAATGATGGGGATCAATTCCGAACCTGAGTACCAGAAAGTTATCCGCTGGAAAAATGCTATACCGCAGTATACGCTCGGTCATCTGGAAAGAATGGAAAGAATCGAGGCGGAGCTAAAGCAGATCGGTTCAATTTTTTTGGCGGGCAACGCCTACTGGGGGATCGGTATGAATGACTGTATCAAGCGGTCGCATGCAATCGTCCGGGACTTGACAGACTGA
- the hemH gene encoding ferrochelatase, with protein MSRNFEDKKVAVVLINMGGPESESEIKEFIRSLLGDPFVTGMPGLMRSFLSWMVSTTRAPRVAEHYRMIGGKSPLREWTRKQAEKAQSLLKPEIPQIDVCDAYSYSEPRIDDKLAELADQNYERIVAVPMYPQFARSTLGSVYFDLALASKKHGLKGKLSTIPPFYDHPDYIQAKVARLEKALAGIDLSKPYHVLFSAHALPQSHIAKGDPYGQQIDRTVMSILDRHPLDNYTVCFQSKIGPVKWMQPSTIDSVRKVALDGVKQVVVMPVGFVCDHLETLFELDIELREIAEKAGIDKFVRAEVFNDGDDFIELIGKLVMESLDG; from the coding sequence TTGAGCCGTAATTTTGAAGACAAGAAAGTGGCGGTTGTCCTGATCAATATGGGCGGGCCGGAATCGGAAAGCGAAATCAAAGAGTTTATTCGCAGTCTTCTGGGCGACCCGTTTGTGACCGGCATGCCTGGATTGATGCGCTCGTTTTTGAGCTGGATGGTTTCCACTACACGCGCCCCCAGGGTGGCGGAGCACTATCGTATGATCGGCGGAAAATCACCGCTCCGGGAATGGACCCGCAAACAAGCTGAAAAAGCACAGTCGCTTCTTAAACCTGAAATTCCCCAGATCGATGTCTGCGATGCTTACAGTTATTCCGAGCCGAGAATTGACGATAAGCTGGCGGAACTGGCAGATCAGAATTACGAACGGATAGTGGCTGTGCCGATGTATCCGCAGTTTGCCCGTTCGACTCTGGGGAGTGTCTATTTCGACCTCGCGCTGGCCTCGAAAAAGCATGGACTCAAGGGCAAGCTGTCCACAATTCCTCCCTTTTATGATCACCCCGATTATATTCAGGCCAAGGTCGCTCGTCTCGAAAAAGCGCTGGCTGGAATCGATTTGAGTAAACCATATCATGTGCTCTTCTCGGCTCATGCGCTTCCGCAGTCGCATATTGCCAAAGGTGACCCCTACGGTCAGCAGATCGACCGGACTGTTATGTCGATTTTGGATCGTCATCCGCTCGACAATTATACTGTTTGCTTTCAGAGCAAGATCGGCCCGGTCAAATGGATGCAACCCTCGACGATTGACAGTGTACGCAAGGTCGCCCTGGATGGTGTCAAACAGGTCGTGGTGATGCCGGTCGGTTTTGTCTGCGATCACCTCGAGACGCTTTTCGAACTCGATATCGAGCTCAGGGAGATTGCAGAAAAGGCGGGAATAGATAAATTTGTAAGGGCCGAGGTCTTCAATGACGGCGATGATTTTATCGAACTGATTGGCAAACTTGTCATGGAGTCGCTGGATGGCTGA
- the hemN gene encoding oxygen-independent coproporphyrinogen III oxidase, with product MIKMTPDLKKLINKYDRPGPRYTSYPMVPVWDNDFGPDDFDRLLRGAGSEAEKQLSIYLHIPFCRQRCLFCGCNTTALKKDSVHSQYLERVEREADLVFSRLGQRREISQLHWGGGTPTCLDSANTVRAFELVSKRGEIRDDAEISVELDPRVTDNDRINLLKELGFNRLSFGIQDFNQVVQQAIGRNQDTDKTIELYRFSRELGFKGINFDLIYGLPSQTLESFESSIEKTIELRPDRIALYSFAYIPKMRPHQNRLDESLLPDASEKLRLFLMARGRFVEAGYEAIGMDHFVVPEDELALAARENRLRRNFMGYTVRSAEDWVGLGMSSISYINQGYAQNHGSLKDYNPALDRNELATCRGMKLSHDDLIRRYVISELMCNFRLDLKKIEDLFEIDAKAYLKDELSELEEFAMDGLLEREADRLAVNGTGKIFIRNIAMTFDAYLRKGKMKTQFSRTV from the coding sequence ATGATCAAGATGACACCCGACCTCAAAAAACTTATAAACAAATACGATCGTCCCGGTCCGAGATACACCAGTTACCCGATGGTTCCGGTCTGGGATAATGATTTCGGTCCTGATGATTTTGACCGGCTCCTGCGGGGAGCAGGCTCGGAGGCTGAAAAACAGCTTTCGATATACCTGCATATCCCTTTCTGCAGACAGCGCTGTTTGTTCTGCGGGTGCAACACAACCGCTTTGAAAAAAGACTCGGTTCACTCACAATATCTCGAGCGAGTTGAACGGGAGGCGGACCTGGTATTTTCCCGTCTGGGTCAGAGGCGCGAAATATCCCAGCTTCACTGGGGCGGGGGGACTCCCACCTGTCTCGACAGCGCTAATACTGTCAGGGCATTCGAACTGGTATCGAAACGAGGGGAGATCAGAGACGATGCCGAGATTTCGGTCGAACTCGATCCAAGGGTGACCGATAACGATCGAATCAATTTGTTAAAAGAACTCGGTTTTAACCGCCTGTCCTTCGGCATTCAGGATTTTAACCAGGTAGTCCAGCAGGCGATCGGTCGTAACCAGGATACTGACAAGACGATCGAACTCTATCGCTTCAGCCGTGAGCTCGGTTTCAAGGGAATAAATTTCGACTTGATTTACGGTCTTCCATCACAGACGCTCGAATCATTTGAAAGCTCGATCGAAAAGACAATCGAGCTTCGGCCTGATCGGATCGCCCTGTACAGTTTTGCTTACATACCCAAAATGCGCCCGCACCAGAATCGTCTCGACGAGAGCCTGCTTCCCGATGCTTCCGAGAAGCTCAGGCTGTTTTTAATGGCACGCGGTAGATTTGTCGAAGCCGGCTACGAGGCAATCGGGATGGATCACTTCGTTGTGCCTGAGGATGAGCTGGCGCTGGCCGCCCGTGAGAATCGTCTGCGCCGTAACTTTATGGGGTATACGGTGCGCTCGGCTGAGGACTGGGTTGGACTGGGAATGTCCTCTATATCGTATATCAACCAGGGCTACGCCCAGAACCACGGATCATTGAAGGATTACAATCCGGCACTCGATCGAAATGAGCTGGCGACCTGCCGCGGGATGAAGCTTTCCCATGACGACCTGATCCGCCGTTATGTTATTTCAGAATTGATGTGCAATTTCAGGCTTGATTTGAAGAAGATCGAGGATTTATTTGAAATCGATGCTAAAGCTTATCTGAAAGATGAACTGTCCGAGTTGGAAGAGTTTGCAATGGACGGCCTGCTTGAGCGTGAGGCAGACAGGCTTGCAGTCAATGGTACTGGCAAGATATTTATTCGCAATATCGCCATGACGTTCGATGCCTACCTTCGCAAAGGGAAGATGAAGACACAGTTTTCACGGACAGTTTGA
- the hemE gene encoding uroporphyrinogen decarboxylase has product MHTSVETSDSRALFKSNLAGQKTSRVPIWIMRQAGRYLPEYREVRSRMGFEEMCKDPEVASQVTVMPIDKFGFDAAVIFSDILYIVEPFGFDLRYNPAPKIAPLLENPDQSKMFEQFDPAEKLAFVSEVVRATRIRLGDSRAVIGFCGAPFTVFSFLCGYMGAKEMYRPYAYLMKYPKEAEHILTTLAEISLEYLKMQARAGADYVQVFDTAAGELSEAEFRRFSMPYLKYIFEGLKSSKIPSGLYIKNSNHLLDAVSELPLSSFCVDWKTPLKTASEKLKPVSLQGNLNPNLMIGPKEQVEREAVRILNEMADYPGFIFNLGHGILPPTPEENVRRLVATVRAFRAGKAQ; this is encoded by the coding sequence ATGCACACATCAGTTGAAACCTCGGACAGCCGTGCCCTGTTTAAATCAAACCTGGCCGGTCAAAAAACATCCCGGGTGCCGATCTGGATTATGCGCCAGGCCGGACGCTACCTGCCTGAATATCGTGAAGTTCGCTCGCGAATGGGCTTTGAGGAGATGTGCAAGGATCCAGAGGTCGCTTCTCAGGTGACAGTCATGCCGATCGACAAATTCGGTTTTGACGCGGCTGTTATTTTTTCGGATATACTCTATATAGTCGAACCGTTCGGTTTTGACCTGCGCTATAATCCAGCTCCAAAGATCGCTCCGCTTCTGGAGAATCCTGATCAGTCGAAAATGTTTGAACAGTTCGATCCGGCCGAGAAACTGGCTTTTGTATCCGAGGTCGTTCGGGCAACCCGTATAAGGCTGGGTGACAGCAGGGCGGTAATAGGTTTCTGCGGTGCGCCTTTTACCGTATTCTCGTTTTTATGCGGGTATATGGGAGCCAAGGAGATGTACCGTCCCTATGCTTACCTGATGAAGTATCCGAAAGAGGCTGAACATATCCTCACCACGCTGGCCGAGATCAGCCTCGAATACCTCAAGATGCAGGCCCGGGCCGGGGCTGACTATGTGCAGGTATTCGATACGGCCGCCGGAGAATTATCCGAAGCTGAATTCAGGCGATTTTCTATGCCGTACCTGAAATACATTTTCGAGGGGCTGAAGTCTTCCAAAATCCCCTCCGGGCTGTATATTAAGAATTCAAATCACCTTCTCGATGCTGTCTCGGAACTGCCTTTGTCATCGTTTTGTGTCGACTGGAAGACACCGCTTAAAACCGCCTCGGAAAAGCTCAAACCTGTTTCACTGCAGGGCAACCTCAATCCCAACCTGATGATAGGGCCAAAAGAGCAGGTCGAACGCGAGGCCGTCAGGATATTGAATGAGATGGCTGACTATCCCGGATTTATTTTTAACCTCGGCCATGGTATCTTGCCTCCCACACCCGAGGAAAATGTGCGCCGGCTGGTCGCTACGGTGCGGGCTTTTCGGGCCGGGAAGGCTCAATGA
- a CDS encoding sigma-70 family RNA polymerase sigma factor: SYAVWWIRQAILQALAEQSRIVRLPLNRVGTLHKIGKISSSLEQEYGREPSADEIANELELTESEVTDTLKISNTHLSLDAPFSSSEDNSLIDVLEDEYQPAPDEELLSQSLMAEIEKALDTLTPREAEVINLYFGLNHEKALTLEEIGSRFSLTRERVRQIKEKAIRRLRHASRSRSLRAYLN; this comes from the coding sequence CTCGTATGCTGTCTGGTGGATTCGTCAGGCTATTCTGCAGGCCCTGGCAGAACAGTCGCGAATCGTTCGTCTGCCCCTGAACCGGGTGGGAACCTTGCACAAAATCGGCAAGATTTCTTCTTCACTGGAGCAGGAGTATGGTCGCGAGCCGTCGGCCGATGAGATCGCCAACGAGCTCGAATTGACCGAATCAGAAGTGACCGATACCTTGAAAATCTCCAACACTCATCTGTCGTTGGATGCGCCCTTCTCCTCATCGGAAGACAACAGCCTTATCGATGTGCTGGAGGATGAGTACCAGCCTGCTCCCGACGAGGAGCTTCTGAGCCAATCGCTGATGGCCGAGATTGAAAAAGCGCTGGATACCCTGACTCCCCGCGAGGCGGAAGTGATCAATCTATATTTTGGCCTTAATCATGAAAAGGCACTAACCCTTGAAGAGATTGGATCCCGTTTCTCGCTCACACGTGAAAGAGTGAGGCAGATCAAGGAAAAGGCGATTCGCCGACTCCGTCATGCCTCCCGCTCTCGTTCGCTGAGGGCTTATCTCAATTAG